Within the Bacteroidota bacterium genome, the region TTCCATCCACCCTTTCCGATCCGACTATGAATCCCTTTTTACGTCAGGTTAATCAATCCATTCCCTTTCAATCGCTGTCGTCTGATCATGTCGGCGAGGCGGTTCAGGTGACCCTTGCAGAAGCCGATGGTGTGCTTAAATCCATCCTGAAAGCAGACCCGCTGACCGTTGACACGGTTCTGGTTCCGCTCGACCGGTTGTATCACACGGTGTACCGGGTATTTAACCCCATCTATCTCATGGCAGAAACCCATCCGCAGGAGGCAATCCGGTCTGCCTGCCGCGAGGCCATCGAAGCCTTTTCTTCCTGGCTGAATACACTGGCGATTAACGAAGACCTGTACAAGGTCGTGAAAGCTTACGAATCCACCAGCGAGGCTAGGTTACTTACCGGGGTGATGAAACGCTATCTGGATGACACGATCATGGGATTCCGGCGGTCAGGATTCGATCTGACAGCCGACGACCGGGACCGGCTTAAATCCATCCGGATCGATATTGATAAATTGTCACTCGATTTCCAGAAAAACATTGCCGACAGCACCTCCGCCTCGCTTGCCATTCCCATCGGTGAGGCAGAGGGTTTGCCAGCCGATTATGTGGAAGCCCGTAAACAGGCCGATGGCACGCTTCGTGTTGATCTGAGCTACCCCTCCTACGTTCCGTTCATGAAATATTGCCGGTCGGAGCCCTGGCGCGAACAACTCTGGCGATTGTATAACCAAAGAGCCTGGCCAGCCAACCTGGACCTGCTCGACCAGTTACTGATTAAACGGCATGAACTGGCCACTGTACTTGGTTACCGGTCCTATGCCGCTTATGCAACCGAAGACCGGATGGCCAAAACACCCGAAACCGTTTGGAAATTTGAACAGGATCTGACTGAAAAGGTCAGGCAAAAGGCCTCGGCTGATTATCAATTACTGCTTGAAGAAAAACGATCCTTTACCGGCCAGACCGATGCGGTGGTTCATGAATGGGATTCTGCTTTTTATTCAAACCGGATTAAAGAGACCCGGTATTCGGTGAACGATCAGGAAGTGAAGCACTATTTTGAACTGAATTCAGTTCTGGATGGCCTGTTCCGGATCAACGGAACGATTCTTGGGCTGACTTTCCGTGAAGTGACCACACCGGCCGTCTGGCATGAAACAGTCCGGCAGTTTGAAGTGGTGGATCAGAAGACCAACCGGCCCATCGGGACTTTTTATCTCGACCTGTTTCCGCGGGAAAACAAATATTCCCACGCCGCCATGTTTCCGCTGGTGAGCGGAATCAGTCTGGGAGCGGATTATGAAAGACCGGTGGCTGCACTGGTTTGCAACTTTCCGGCTACCACACCTTCCCAACCCTCTCTGTTGCTTTTTTCGGATGTGAACACGCTGTTTCATGAATTCGGACATTTGCTGCATGGCATGGTAACGACCTCCCCCTTGCAAGCGTATGCCGGCACCAATGTGCTGCTCGACTTTGTGGAAACCCCCTCGCAATTTTTCGAGAACTTTCTGTACGATTATCCAACGGTATCGTCCTTCGCCCGCCACTACCAGACCGGCGATCCGTTTCCTTCTGATCTGTTCAACCGGATTCTCTCGGCCCGGAATCTGGGTTCCGGGTTATTTGCTCAATCTCAGTTGTTGTACGGAACGCTCGATTTTACCCTGCATGATGGGTTTATCCCTGGTCCGGAAAAAACAACCACCGATGTACTGAAGCAGCTTAAATCGGAACAGACTCATTTTCCCTGGAAGGACGGGAATTACTTTCATGCAGCCTTTGGTCATTTATCGGGCTATGCGGCCGGGTATTATTCCTACCTCTGGGCCAAGGTGTATGCACAGGATATCTGGTCCGTTTTCGAATCGGCCGGCGCATCAGATCCCGCCACCGGGTTGAAATTCCGCGAGACCATTCTGGAGCCGGGTGGCACCCGCGATCCGATGGAATTGGTGGAAACCTTTCTTGGCCGAAAACCCGATACCGCTGCGTTTCTTCGTGACCTGGGAGTGTGAGAAGGGTGACTGGTGATTGGGGATTGGTGACTGGTGATTGGAAAAACCTTTGAACGGAGTCATCCCGACCGAAGCCGGGATCTATGAATGATAAGGAAACGCAAGGCCAACTTACAGGGAAGAAGATTCCGGCTTCTCCGTCTGGGCCGGATTCACAGCGCCGGAATGACAGTTGGTTTTTTTCAGTGATCAAAGGTCAGAGAATAGAAATACCCGGGCCCTGAGGCTCTCGAAGGGTGCGGGTATTTCAAAACAAAAATTCAATAGACCCTCTCCCCTTCCCTCTCCGGCGAAGAGGGTGAAATTCTGGAT harbors:
- a CDS encoding Zn-dependent oligopeptidase, whose translation is MNPFLRQVNQSIPFQSLSSDHVGEAVQVTLAEADGVLKSILKADPLTVDTVLVPLDRLYHTVYRVFNPIYLMAETHPQEAIRSACREAIEAFSSWLNTLAINEDLYKVVKAYESTSEARLLTGVMKRYLDDTIMGFRRSGFDLTADDRDRLKSIRIDIDKLSLDFQKNIADSTSASLAIPIGEAEGLPADYVEARKQADGTLRVDLSYPSYVPFMKYCRSEPWREQLWRLYNQRAWPANLDLLDQLLIKRHELATVLGYRSYAAYATEDRMAKTPETVWKFEQDLTEKVRQKASADYQLLLEEKRSFTGQTDAVVHEWDSAFYSNRIKETRYSVNDQEVKHYFELNSVLDGLFRINGTILGLTFREVTTPAVWHETVRQFEVVDQKTNRPIGTFYLDLFPRENKYSHAAMFPLVSGISLGADYERPVAALVCNFPATTPSQPSLLLFSDVNTLFHEFGHLLHGMVTTSPLQAYAGTNVLLDFVETPSQFFENFLYDYPTVSSFARHYQTGDPFPSDLFNRILSARNLGSGLFAQSQLLYGTLDFTLHDGFIPGPEKTTTDVLKQLKSEQTHFPWKDGNYFHAAFGHLSGYAAGYYSYLWAKVYAQDIWSVFESAGASDPATGLKFRETILEPGGTRDPMELVETFLGRKPDTAAFLRDLGV